Proteins from a genomic interval of Drosophila melanogaster chromosome 2R:
- the lola gene encoding longitudinals lacking, isoform M, which produces MDDDQQFCLRWNNHQSTLISVFDTLLENETLVDCTLAAEGKFLKAHKVVLSACSPYFATLLQEQYDKHPIFILKDVKYQELRAMMDYMYRGEVNISQDQLAALLKAAESLQIKGLSDNRTGGGVAPKPESSGHHRGGKLSGAYTLEQTKRARLATGGAMDTSGDVSGSREGSSSPSRRRRKVRRRSMENDAHDNSNSSVLQAAASNQSILQQTGAGLAVSALVTTQLSSGPAAGTSSQASSTQQQQPLTSTNVTKKTESAKLTSSTAAPASGASASAAVQQAHLHQQQAQTTSDAINTENVQAQSQGGAQGVQGDDEDIDEGSAVGGPNSATGPNPASASASAVHAGVVVKQLASVVDKSSSNHKHKIKDNSVSSVGSEMVIEPKAEYDDDAHDENVEDLTLDEEDMTMEELDQTAGTSQGGEGSSQTYATWQHDRSQDELGLMAQDAQQRDPQGECLLPLKSII; this is translated from the exons ATGGATGACGATCAGCAGTTTTGTTTGCGGTGGAACAACCACCAGAGCACACTGATCAGCGTGTTCGACACGTTGCTGGAGAACGAGACTCTAGTCGATTGCACGCTAGCCGCCGAGGGCAAATTTCTCAAGGCCCACAAGGTGGTGCTGTCAGCATGCAGTCCCTACTTTGCT ACCTTACTACAAGAACAGTACGACAAACATCCCATCTTTATACTCAAGGATGTCAAGTACCAAGAGCTGCGCGCCATGATGGACTACATGTACCGCGGCGAGGTCAATATCTCGCAGGATCAGCTGGCCGCTCTGCTCAAGGCCGCCGAATCGCTTCAGATCAAGGGCCTTTCGGACAATCGCACTGGCGGCGGAGTAGCTCCCAAGCCAGAGTCCTCCGGCCATCATCGCGGCGGTAAGCTGAGCGGTGCCTACACACTGGAGCAAACTAAGCGGGCTCGACTGGCCACCGGCGGAGCGATGGATACGTCTGGCGATGTGTCCGGTTCGCGCGAGGGCTCCTCGAGTCCGTCGCGTCGTCGCCGAAAAGTCCGACGTCGCAGCATGGAGAATG ATGCCCACGACAACTCAAACTCGTCCGTGTTACAAGCCGCCGCCTCGAATCAGTCAATCCTCCAGCAGACAGGGGCCGGTTTGGCCGTCTCCGCTTTGGTCACCACCCAGTTGTCCAGCGGACCGGCAGCCGGAACCAGCAGCCAAGCGTCGTCGacccaacaacagcagccattGACCAGCACCAACGTTACCAAAAAGACTGAAAGCGCTAAACTAACATCCTCGACAGCCGCCCCAGCGAGCGGAGCATCTGCGTCAGCGGCTGTACAACAGGCCCAtctgcatcagcagcaggcgcagaCCACAAGCGATGCCATTAACACCGAGAATGTACAAGCCCAGAGCCAAGGTGGCGCCCAAGGCGTCCAAGGCGATGACGAGGACATTGATGAGGGTAGTGCCGTTGGCGGACCAAACTCGGCCACCGGACCCAATCCCGCCTCCGCCTCTGCATCCGCCGTCCATGCCGGAGTTGTGGTAAAGCAGCTGGCCAGCGTTGTGGACAAATCGTCGTCGAATCACAAACATAAGATCAAAGACAACAGCGTGTCATCAGTGGGCTCCGAAATGGTTATTGAACCCAAAGCCGAATACGATGACGATGCGCACGATGAGAATGTTGAGGATTTGACACTGGACGAGGAGGACATGACAATGGAGGAGCTGGACCAGACGGCCGGCACCAGCCAGGGTGGCGAAGGATCTAGTCAAA CATATGCAACATGGCAGCACGACAGATCTCAGGATGAACTTGGACTAATGGCACAGGATGCACAGCAACGGGATCCCCAAGGTGAGTGTTTGTTGCCTCTGAAATCGATAATATGA
- the lola gene encoding longitudinals lacking, isoform A, whose product MDDDQQFCLRWNNHQSTLISVFDTLLENETLVDCTLAAEGKFLKAHKVVLSACSPYFATLLQEQYDKHPIFILKDVKYQELRAMMDYMYRGEVNISQDQLAALLKAAESLQIKGLSDNRTGGGVAPKPESSGHHRGGKLSGAYTLEQTKRARLATGGAMDTSGDVSGSREGSSSPSRRRRKVRRRSMENDAHDNSNSSVLQAAASNQSILQQTGAGLAVSALVTTQLSSGPAAGTSSQASSTQQQQPLTSTNVTKKTESAKLTSSTAAPASGASASAAVQQAHLHQQQAQTTSDAINTENVQAQSQGGAQGVQGDDEDIDEGSAVGGPNSATGPNPASASASAVHAGVVVKQLASVVDKSSSNHKHKIKDNSVSSVGSEMVIEPKAEYDDDAHDENVEDLTLDEEDMTMEELDQTAGTSQGGEGSSQTYATWQHDRSQDELGLMAQDAQQRDPQGLQLIDDSSSSQQNHLNGSKLELMDGSSDDYHQGSGSLHHFHAPQFDHFQGLLAGGNSVVGGAGNGGQEESFTCPQCYRTYRRHGTLRRHLRQECGKGKSMVCSVCGHRTKRADHLRQHVRKKHPEIAMRSLFKRQQRAAAAAASAVEGEDQKPETEIVDLVDMLDDGSVAAADEDHQHAYLVEDDDEDELPQHQQSQLTTEESTTSNYYRQQLRQQALLQQALQQVAAAAAVVASGNSTTSTTELLNGEGL is encoded by the exons ATGGATGACGATCAGCAGTTTTGTTTGCGGTGGAACAACCACCAGAGCACACTGATCAGCGTGTTCGACACGTTGCTGGAGAACGAGACTCTAGTCGATTGCACGCTAGCCGCCGAGGGCAAATTTCTCAAGGCCCACAAGGTGGTGCTGTCAGCATGCAGTCCCTACTTTGCT ACCTTACTACAAGAACAGTACGACAAACATCCCATCTTTATACTCAAGGATGTCAAGTACCAAGAGCTGCGCGCCATGATGGACTACATGTACCGCGGCGAGGTCAATATCTCGCAGGATCAGCTGGCCGCTCTGCTCAAGGCCGCCGAATCGCTTCAGATCAAGGGCCTTTCGGACAATCGCACTGGCGGCGGAGTAGCTCCCAAGCCAGAGTCCTCCGGCCATCATCGCGGCGGTAAGCTGAGCGGTGCCTACACACTGGAGCAAACTAAGCGGGCTCGACTGGCCACCGGCGGAGCGATGGATACGTCTGGCGATGTGTCCGGTTCGCGCGAGGGCTCCTCGAGTCCGTCGCGTCGTCGCCGAAAAGTCCGACGTCGCAGCATGGAGAATG ATGCCCACGACAACTCAAACTCGTCCGTGTTACAAGCCGCCGCCTCGAATCAGTCAATCCTCCAGCAGACAGGGGCCGGTTTGGCCGTCTCCGCTTTGGTCACCACCCAGTTGTCCAGCGGACCGGCAGCCGGAACCAGCAGCCAAGCGTCGTCGacccaacaacagcagccattGACCAGCACCAACGTTACCAAAAAGACTGAAAGCGCTAAACTAACATCCTCGACAGCCGCCCCAGCGAGCGGAGCATCTGCGTCAGCGGCTGTACAACAGGCCCAtctgcatcagcagcaggcgcagaCCACAAGCGATGCCATTAACACCGAGAATGTACAAGCCCAGAGCCAAGGTGGCGCCCAAGGCGTCCAAGGCGATGACGAGGACATTGATGAGGGTAGTGCCGTTGGCGGACCAAACTCGGCCACCGGACCCAATCCCGCCTCCGCCTCTGCATCCGCCGTCCATGCCGGAGTTGTGGTAAAGCAGCTGGCCAGCGTTGTGGACAAATCGTCGTCGAATCACAAACATAAGATCAAAGACAACAGCGTGTCATCAGTGGGCTCCGAAATGGTTATTGAACCCAAAGCCGAATACGATGACGATGCGCACGATGAGAATGTTGAGGATTTGACACTGGACGAGGAGGACATGACAATGGAGGAGCTGGACCAGACGGCCGGCACCAGCCAGGGTGGCGAAGGATCTAGTCAAA CATATGCAACATGGCAGCACGACAGATCTCAGGATGAACTTGGACTAATGGCACAGGATGCACAGCAACGGGATCCCCAAG gCCTGCAGCTGATAGACGACTCATCCTCAAGCCAACAGAATCATCTAAATGGCAGCAAGCTGGAGCTGATGGATGGCAGCAGCGATGACTATCACCAGGGATCGGGATCCTTGCATCACTTCCATGCACCGCAATTTGATCATTTTCAAGGATTATTAGCCGGCGGAAATAGTGTAGTTGGCGGAGCAGGAAATGGGGGTCAGGAGGAGAGCTTTACGTGCCCACAGTGTTATAGAACTTATCGAAGGCACGGAACCTTGCGGCGGCACCTGCGCCAGGAGTGCGGCAAGGGAAAGAGCATGGTGTGCTCCGTCTGCGGTCATCGCACGAAGCGGGCAGATCATCTGCGCCAGCATGTACGAAAAAAGCATCCGGAGATAGCCATGCGATCGTTGTTTAAGCGTCAGCAAAGAGCTGCAGCTGCGGCAGCCTCAGCCGTCGAAGGAGAGGATCAGAAGCCCGAGACGGAAATTGTAGATCTGGTGGACATGCTGGACGATGGATCTGTGGCCGCTGCGGATGAGGATCATCAGCACGCCTATCTAGTCGAAGATGACGATGAGGATGAACTCCCGCAGCATCAGCAATCACAATTGACAACGGAGGAGTCGACCACCAGTAACTATTACCGGCAGCAACTGCGGCAGCAGGCCCTTCTACAGCAGGCTCTTCAGCAAgtggcagctgcagctgcagtggTGGCCAGCGGCAACTCCACTACCTCCACCACTGAACTGCTTAACGGGGAGGGATTGTAG
- the lola gene encoding longitudinals lacking, isoform L, translating to MDDDQQFCLRWNNHQSTLISVFDTLLENETLVDCTLAAEGKFLKAHKVVLSACSPYFATLLQEQYDKHPIFILKDVKYQELRAMMDYMYRGEVNISQDQLAALLKAAESLQIKGLSDNRTGGGVAPKPESSGHHRGGKLSGAYTLEQTKRARLATGGAMDTSGDVSGSREGSSSPSRRRRKVRRRSMENDAHDNSNSSVLQAAASNQSILQQTGAGLAVSALVTTQLSSGPAAGTSSQASSTQQQQPLTSTNVTKKTESAKLTSSTAAPASGASASAAVQQAHLHQQQAQTTSDAINTENVQAQSQGGAQGVQGDDEDIDEGSAVGGPNSATGPNPASASASAVHAGVVVKQLASVVDKSSSNHKHKIKDNSVSSVGSEMVIEPKAEYDDDAHDENVEDLTLDEEDMTMEELDQTAGTSQGGEGSSQTYATWQHDRSQDELGLMAQDAQQRDPQGLLELSLNQMFYYDSEMPPPPIPPPVVVESPPASPPLAVVTPVVQLRRGKLRSRRRKAANSSNSTTKKSIPPPTVRSSSAANLARNADMRDDGKLQCPQCPNAYTRLSALKRHLEFECGMLENFRCQVCDAGFKRKDSLNRHCKVKKHNTKYLF from the exons ATGGATGACGATCAGCAGTTTTGTTTGCGGTGGAACAACCACCAGAGCACACTGATCAGCGTGTTCGACACGTTGCTGGAGAACGAGACTCTAGTCGATTGCACGCTAGCCGCCGAGGGCAAATTTCTCAAGGCCCACAAGGTGGTGCTGTCAGCATGCAGTCCCTACTTTGCT ACCTTACTACAAGAACAGTACGACAAACATCCCATCTTTATACTCAAGGATGTCAAGTACCAAGAGCTGCGCGCCATGATGGACTACATGTACCGCGGCGAGGTCAATATCTCGCAGGATCAGCTGGCCGCTCTGCTCAAGGCCGCCGAATCGCTTCAGATCAAGGGCCTTTCGGACAATCGCACTGGCGGCGGAGTAGCTCCCAAGCCAGAGTCCTCCGGCCATCATCGCGGCGGTAAGCTGAGCGGTGCCTACACACTGGAGCAAACTAAGCGGGCTCGACTGGCCACCGGCGGAGCGATGGATACGTCTGGCGATGTGTCCGGTTCGCGCGAGGGCTCCTCGAGTCCGTCGCGTCGTCGCCGAAAAGTCCGACGTCGCAGCATGGAGAATG ATGCCCACGACAACTCAAACTCGTCCGTGTTACAAGCCGCCGCCTCGAATCAGTCAATCCTCCAGCAGACAGGGGCCGGTTTGGCCGTCTCCGCTTTGGTCACCACCCAGTTGTCCAGCGGACCGGCAGCCGGAACCAGCAGCCAAGCGTCGTCGacccaacaacagcagccattGACCAGCACCAACGTTACCAAAAAGACTGAAAGCGCTAAACTAACATCCTCGACAGCCGCCCCAGCGAGCGGAGCATCTGCGTCAGCGGCTGTACAACAGGCCCAtctgcatcagcagcaggcgcagaCCACAAGCGATGCCATTAACACCGAGAATGTACAAGCCCAGAGCCAAGGTGGCGCCCAAGGCGTCCAAGGCGATGACGAGGACATTGATGAGGGTAGTGCCGTTGGCGGACCAAACTCGGCCACCGGACCCAATCCCGCCTCCGCCTCTGCATCCGCCGTCCATGCCGGAGTTGTGGTAAAGCAGCTGGCCAGCGTTGTGGACAAATCGTCGTCGAATCACAAACATAAGATCAAAGACAACAGCGTGTCATCAGTGGGCTCCGAAATGGTTATTGAACCCAAAGCCGAATACGATGACGATGCGCACGATGAGAATGTTGAGGATTTGACACTGGACGAGGAGGACATGACAATGGAGGAGCTGGACCAGACGGCCGGCACCAGCCAGGGTGGCGAAGGATCTAGTCAAA CATATGCAACATGGCAGCACGACAGATCTCAGGATGAACTTGGACTAATGGCACAGGATGCACAGCAACGGGATCCCCAAG GTCTGCTCGAATTGAGTTTGAATCAAATGTTTTACTATGACAGCGAAATGCCGCCGCCACCGATACCGCCACCCGTGGTCGTTGAATCGCCGCCAGCTTCGCCACCACTTGCAGTGGTTACACCTGTGGTGCAACTGCGACGTGGAAAGCTGCGATCGCGGAGAAGGAAGGCGGCAAACAGTAGTAACAGCACCACGAAGAAGAGCATTCCACCGCCAACGGTGCGGAGCAGCTCGGCGGCGAATCTGGCGAGAAACGCGGATATGCGGGACGATGGCAAGCTCCAGTGTCCACAGTGTCCGAACGCCTACACCAGGTTATCCGCATTGAAACGGCACCTGGAGTTCGAGTGCGGTATGCTGGAGAACTTCCGGTGTCAGGTTTGCGATGCTGGATTTAAGCGCAAGGACTCGCTTAATCGGCATTGCAAGGTCAAGAAGCACAATaccaaatatttgttttag
- the lola gene encoding longitudinals lacking, isoform Q, with protein sequence MDDDQQFCLRWNNHQSTLISVFDTLLENETLVDCTLAAEGKFLKAHKVVLSACSPYFATLLQEQYDKHPIFILKDVKYQELRAMMDYMYRGEVNISQDQLAALLKAAESLQIKGLSDNRTGGGVAPKPESSGHHRGGKLSGAYTLEQTKRARLATGGAMDTSGDVSGSREGSSSPSRRRRKVRRRSMENDAHDNSNSSVLQAAASNQSILQQTGAGLAVSALVTTQLSSGPAAGTSSQASSTQQQQPLTSTNVTKKTESAKLTSSTAAPASGASASAAVQQAHLHQQQAQTTSDAINTENVQAQSQGGAQGVQGDDEDIDEGSAVGGPNSATGPNPASASASAVHAGVVVKQLASVVDKSSSNHKHKIKDNSVSSVGSEMVIEPKAEYDDDAHDENVEDLTLDEEDMTMEELDQTAGTSQGGEGSSQTYATWQHDRSQDELGLMAQDAQQRDPQDSMVVPKITAVRGSSKRLARRKATLAIATAMATSASATHMMSRRKRTSSSCRNASSGGNAPSTSTSASSATTASISKSKCKSSDAASAPFVCQTCGRRYQVLGTLRRHMRKECNQPKKYVCRMCERRFHYNFKLQDHYYYVHKGVQKRE encoded by the exons ATGGATGACGATCAGCAGTTTTGTTTGCGGTGGAACAACCACCAGAGCACACTGATCAGCGTGTTCGACACGTTGCTGGAGAACGAGACTCTAGTCGATTGCACGCTAGCCGCCGAGGGCAAATTTCTCAAGGCCCACAAGGTGGTGCTGTCAGCATGCAGTCCCTACTTTGCT ACCTTACTACAAGAACAGTACGACAAACATCCCATCTTTATACTCAAGGATGTCAAGTACCAAGAGCTGCGCGCCATGATGGACTACATGTACCGCGGCGAGGTCAATATCTCGCAGGATCAGCTGGCCGCTCTGCTCAAGGCCGCCGAATCGCTTCAGATCAAGGGCCTTTCGGACAATCGCACTGGCGGCGGAGTAGCTCCCAAGCCAGAGTCCTCCGGCCATCATCGCGGCGGTAAGCTGAGCGGTGCCTACACACTGGAGCAAACTAAGCGGGCTCGACTGGCCACCGGCGGAGCGATGGATACGTCTGGCGATGTGTCCGGTTCGCGCGAGGGCTCCTCGAGTCCGTCGCGTCGTCGCCGAAAAGTCCGACGTCGCAGCATGGAGAATG ATGCCCACGACAACTCAAACTCGTCCGTGTTACAAGCCGCCGCCTCGAATCAGTCAATCCTCCAGCAGACAGGGGCCGGTTTGGCCGTCTCCGCTTTGGTCACCACCCAGTTGTCCAGCGGACCGGCAGCCGGAACCAGCAGCCAAGCGTCGTCGacccaacaacagcagccattGACCAGCACCAACGTTACCAAAAAGACTGAAAGCGCTAAACTAACATCCTCGACAGCCGCCCCAGCGAGCGGAGCATCTGCGTCAGCGGCTGTACAACAGGCCCAtctgcatcagcagcaggcgcagaCCACAAGCGATGCCATTAACACCGAGAATGTACAAGCCCAGAGCCAAGGTGGCGCCCAAGGCGTCCAAGGCGATGACGAGGACATTGATGAGGGTAGTGCCGTTGGCGGACCAAACTCGGCCACCGGACCCAATCCCGCCTCCGCCTCTGCATCCGCCGTCCATGCCGGAGTTGTGGTAAAGCAGCTGGCCAGCGTTGTGGACAAATCGTCGTCGAATCACAAACATAAGATCAAAGACAACAGCGTGTCATCAGTGGGCTCCGAAATGGTTATTGAACCCAAAGCCGAATACGATGACGATGCGCACGATGAGAATGTTGAGGATTTGACACTGGACGAGGAGGACATGACAATGGAGGAGCTGGACCAGACGGCCGGCACCAGCCAGGGTGGCGAAGGATCTAGTCAAA CATATGCAACATGGCAGCACGACAGATCTCAGGATGAACTTGGACTAATGGCACAGGATGCACAGCAACGGGATCCCCAAG ACTCAATGGTTGTGCCCAAAATCACCGCGGTGCGCGGTAGCTCGAAGCGTCTGGCCAGAAGAAAGGCTACCCTAGCCATCGCTACGGCGATGGCCACTTCCGCCAGTGCAACGCACATGATGTCCAGGCGTAAGCGCACCTCTTCATCGTGCAG AAATGCCAGCAGCGGTGGAAATGCTCCCTCCACATCCACAAGCGCATCATCGGCTACCACCGCATCCatatcgaaatcgaaatgcaAATCGTCAGATGCGGCGAGTGCTCCCTTCGTGTGCCAGACGTGTGGACGTCGCTACCAAGTCCTTGGCACTTTGAGGCGTCACATGCGCAAAGAGTGCAATCAGCCGAAGAAGTATGTGTGCCGCATGTGCGAACGTCGTTTCCACTATAATTTCAAGCTGCAAGATCACTACTACTATGTGCACAAGGGCGTCCAAAAGAGGGAATAG